One window from the genome of Pantoea cypripedii encodes:
- a CDS encoding cation-transporting P-type ATPase has translation MNIIPFEARRTEASDRPLYQQDSTAAFTALNSSPSGLSGEEAQTRLRDHGPNVLPQKQGKSAFMRFIAHFKDVLIYILLAAAVITALMGHWVDTFVILGVAVINALIGYIQESNAEKSLKSIQNMLSNDAIVLREGLQATVATQNIVPGDVVMLRPGDKIPADLRLFDVHNLRVEEAILTGESTVVSKNTAALEGEKSLGDRFNLAYSGTTVSAGTAAGVVIATGGDTELGHINAMISSIEEAKTPLLVQIDKLGKAIFAIILLMMVGLFVFGFLLRDIPLGELLLSVISLAVAAVPEGLPAIISIILSLGVQSMARNQAIIRKLPTVETLGAMSVICSDKTGTLTMNEMTVKAVVLADSQWRISGNSYEPKGEFHAEVSASGASAAQDEVLQGFLQIVDICNESQLHQDTHGHWGIVGGPTEGALKVLAAKAGIRSDRVEIVSKLPFDSLYKYQAVSAVIDGKPGIMLTGAPDVLLSLCQQQQGDQGIAPLDTAYWEHAISSYASEGLRTVAAAWRWLPTAKQTLDHDDLRDGMVLLGLACMMDPPRPEAITAIRDCQQAGIRVKMITGDHQETAMAIGQMLGIGNSQAAVTGYQLEHMDDAELSVAAQEYDIFARTSPEHKLRLVKALASVGEIVGMTGDGVNDAPALKQANVGIAMGIKGTEVTKESADMILADDNFATIAAAVKEGRRVYDNLKKTILFVMPTCFAQGLLIIIAILMGNLLPLTPVQILWMNMATSATLSFGLAFEPAEQNIMRRPPRNVRSNVMDGFAIWRVVFVGLLISVSAFMLEAWLQPRGYSPEFIRTVLLQMLVTAQWVYMLNCRNSDGFSLDAGLLKNRGIWLVTVVLILLQALIIYVPLMNTLFGTQPLPLKYWLIALVVSAGIFVLVEIEKRLTRGWRASGEQGIVR, from the coding sequence ATGAACATCATTCCTTTTGAGGCGAGGCGAACGGAAGCGTCCGACCGGCCTTTATATCAGCAAGATAGTACGGCGGCATTTACGGCATTAAATAGCTCGCCGTCAGGATTAAGTGGTGAAGAAGCGCAGACGCGGCTGCGCGATCATGGCCCTAATGTTCTGCCGCAGAAGCAGGGCAAATCTGCTTTCATGCGTTTTATTGCCCACTTTAAAGATGTATTGATTTATATCCTGCTGGCCGCTGCGGTGATCACCGCGCTGATGGGCCACTGGGTCGATACCTTTGTCATTCTCGGCGTTGCTGTCATCAACGCACTGATTGGATATATCCAGGAAAGTAACGCCGAGAAGTCATTGAAAAGCATTCAGAATATGCTGTCGAACGATGCCATCGTGTTGCGGGAAGGGTTGCAGGCGACCGTGGCGACGCAAAATATCGTGCCAGGAGATGTGGTGATGTTGCGTCCAGGCGACAAGATCCCGGCCGACTTGCGTCTGTTCGACGTTCATAACCTGCGCGTCGAAGAAGCGATTCTGACCGGTGAATCCACGGTGGTGTCGAAAAACACCGCTGCGCTGGAGGGGGAAAAATCCCTGGGTGACCGTTTCAATCTGGCTTATTCCGGCACCACCGTCAGCGCTGGCACCGCAGCCGGTGTGGTGATTGCCACCGGTGGCGATACGGAACTGGGGCATATCAATGCGATGATCTCTTCGATTGAGGAGGCAAAAACCCCGTTACTGGTGCAGATCGATAAACTCGGTAAAGCCATTTTCGCCATCATTCTGCTGATGATGGTGGGCCTGTTCGTGTTTGGTTTTCTGCTGCGCGACATCCCGCTGGGGGAGTTGTTGCTGTCGGTGATCAGTCTGGCGGTGGCGGCGGTGCCGGAAGGATTGCCGGCCATTATCTCCATCATTTTGTCTCTTGGTGTGCAGTCGATGGCGCGCAATCAGGCCATTATCCGCAAATTGCCCACGGTGGAAACCCTCGGGGCAATGTCGGTCATTTGCTCCGACAAAACCGGCACCCTGACCATGAACGAGATGACGGTCAAGGCGGTGGTGCTGGCCGATAGCCAGTGGCGTATCAGCGGCAATAGCTATGAACCGAAAGGTGAGTTTCACGCTGAAGTCAGTGCCAGCGGCGCATCGGCGGCGCAGGATGAGGTATTGCAGGGCTTTTTGCAGATTGTCGATATCTGCAATGAAAGCCAGCTCCATCAGGACACCCACGGTCATTGGGGTATCGTCGGCGGCCCGACCGAAGGGGCGTTAAAGGTGCTGGCAGCCAAAGCGGGCATCAGGTCCGACAGAGTTGAAATAGTCAGTAAGCTGCCGTTTGATTCGCTGTACAAATATCAGGCGGTCAGTGCGGTGATTGACGGTAAACCTGGCATTATGCTGACCGGTGCACCGGATGTACTGCTGTCTCTGTGCCAGCAGCAGCAGGGTGATCAGGGCATCGCCCCCCTCGATACCGCGTATTGGGAACATGCCATCAGCAGCTACGCCAGTGAGGGTTTACGTACCGTGGCGGCTGCATGGCGCTGGTTACCGACGGCTAAACAGACGCTTGACCATGACGATTTGCGTGATGGCATGGTATTGCTCGGCCTCGCCTGCATGATGGATCCGCCGCGTCCGGAAGCCATTACTGCCATTCGCGACTGCCAGCAGGCCGGTATCCGCGTGAAGATGATCACCGGCGATCATCAGGAAACGGCTATGGCCATAGGTCAGATGCTGGGCATCGGCAACAGCCAGGCGGCGGTGACCGGTTATCAGCTGGAGCATATGGATGATGCCGAGCTGAGCGTGGCGGCACAGGAGTATGACATTTTTGCCCGCACCAGCCCGGAACATAAGCTGCGACTGGTGAAAGCGCTGGCGTCGGTGGGCGAAATAGTCGGTATGACTGGCGATGGCGTGAATGATGCGCCTGCGCTGAAACAGGCCAACGTGGGTATCGCGATGGGGATCAAGGGCACGGAAGTGACCAAAGAGTCGGCGGATATGATCCTCGCCGATGACAACTTCGCCACCATTGCTGCAGCGGTGAAAGAGGGGCGTCGTGTCTATGACAACCTGAAGAAAACCATTCTGTTTGTGATGCCGACCTGTTTTGCTCAGGGGTTGTTGATCATCATTGCGATTCTGATGGGCAATCTGCTGCCCCTTACGCCGGTGCAGATTCTGTGGATGAACATGGCAACCTCGGCCACGCTTTCCTTTGGTCTCGCCTTTGAACCGGCGGAGCAGAACATCATGCGCCGTCCGCCGCGTAACGTGCGCAGCAATGTGATGGATGGATTTGCCATCTGGCGTGTGGTGTTTGTTGGCCTGCTGATCTCGGTCAGCGCCTTTATGCTGGAAGCCTGGCTGCAACCGCGCGGTTATAGTCCGGAATTTATCCGTACCGTGCTGTTGCAGATGCTGGTAACGGCACAGTGGGTTTATATGCTCAACTGCCGTAACAGCGATGGCTTCTCACTTGATGCCGGGCTGTTGAAGAATCGGGGTATCTGGCTGGTGACGGTGGTGCTGATTCTGCTTCAGGCGTTGATTATCTATGTGCCGCTGATGAATACCTTGTTTGGTACGCAACCGCTGCCGCTGAAATACTGGTTGATCGCCTTAGTGGTCAGCGCCGGTATCTTTGTGCTGGTGGAGATAGAAAAACGCCTGACGCGCGGCTGGCGTGCATCAGGCGAGCAGGGGATAGTGCGTTAA
- a CDS encoding AI-2E family transporter, with protein MQVKGLNIGFFIVILAIVTVAFFDVLAPYFSAILWAAILAVIFHPLKSLLRQKLGDRNGLASLITLLIICLIVFTPLAIVTSSLVVEINTVYNKLQNNSSQFPAVFADLFQHLPEWARSYLSEHHLNNAAQIQEKLSGFALKGGQYMAGSVFIIGKGTFTFTVGFGVMLYLLFFLLKDGAWLVSLILESLPLSTHVKHHLLLKFAAVSRATVKGTVVVAVVQGVLGGLAFWFTGIDGSLLWGALMAFLSLVPAIGSAIVWVPATIFFFATGALWKGFFLIGFFVVVVGLVDNILRPLLVGKDTKMPDYMILIATLGGMEVYGINGFVIGPLIAALFIACWNLLSGRDNRDNVEEIDEEFIEEGKKRD; from the coding sequence ATGCAAGTTAAAGGATTGAATATCGGCTTTTTCATTGTCATCCTGGCGATTGTCACGGTGGCGTTTTTTGATGTGCTCGCACCTTACTTTTCCGCCATTTTGTGGGCGGCGATTCTGGCGGTGATTTTCCATCCACTGAAATCACTGCTGCGGCAAAAACTGGGGGATCGGAATGGGCTGGCTTCGCTGATTACGCTGTTGATTATCTGCCTGATCGTCTTCACACCACTGGCAATCGTTACATCGTCGCTGGTGGTGGAGATCAACACCGTCTACAACAAACTGCAAAACAACTCCTCGCAGTTTCCAGCGGTGTTTGCCGATCTGTTTCAGCATCTGCCCGAGTGGGCGCGCAGTTACCTGTCCGAGCATCACCTGAACAACGCCGCGCAAATTCAGGAAAAACTCTCCGGTTTTGCCCTCAAGGGTGGCCAGTACATGGCAGGCAGCGTGTTCATCATTGGCAAAGGCACCTTCACCTTTACCGTAGGTTTTGGCGTGATGTTGTACCTGCTGTTTTTCCTGCTGAAAGACGGTGCCTGGCTGGTCAGCCTGATCCTCGAATCGCTGCCGCTCTCCACTCACGTTAAGCATCACCTGCTGCTGAAATTTGCCGCTGTATCCCGCGCCACGGTTAAAGGGACGGTGGTGGTCGCGGTGGTTCAGGGGGTGCTGGGCGGGCTGGCATTCTGGTTCACTGGCATTGACGGCAGTCTGCTGTGGGGCGCGCTGATGGCGTTCCTGTCACTGGTTCCGGCAATTGGTTCCGCTATCGTGTGGGTACCGGCCACCATTTTCTTCTTCGCCACCGGTGCGCTGTGGAAAGGGTTCTTCCTGATCGGCTTTTTCGTGGTGGTCGTGGGTCTGGTGGATAATATCCTGCGCCCATTGCTGGTGGGGAAAGACACCAAAATGCCGGACTATATGATTCTGATCGCCACCCTCGGCGGCATGGAAGTTTATGGTATCAACGGCTTCGTTATCGGTCCCCTCATCGCCGCGCTGTTTATCGCCTGCTGGAATCTGCTCTCCGGACGTGACAATCGCGATAACGTTGAGGAAATTGACGAAGAATTTATCGAAGAAGGTAAAAAACGCGATTGA
- a CDS encoding DUF1272 domain-containing protein: MLELRPNCECCDKDLPPEAHDARICSFECTFCASCASEILHERCPNCGGELVRRPIRPAAELLLHPASTTRRKSVLR; this comes from the coding sequence ATGCTGGAATTACGCCCCAACTGTGAATGCTGTGATAAAGATTTGCCGCCGGAAGCGCATGACGCGCGTATCTGTTCGTTCGAGTGTACCTTCTGCGCCAGCTGTGCCAGCGAGATTCTGCATGAACGTTGCCCCAACTGTGGCGGGGAGCTGGTGCGTCGCCCCATCCGTCCGGCTGCTGAGTTGCTCCTGCATCCGGCGTCAACCACGCGTCGTAAATCGGTTTTGCGTTGA